One genomic segment of Impatiens glandulifera chromosome 6, dImpGla2.1, whole genome shotgun sequence includes these proteins:
- the LOC124942937 gene encoding putative disease resistance protein RGA4, producing MADPATIISGLLSNLAPLIKDEFSLFWNFKKDVENLSSTLSAINAALEDAEIKDVWKKDSQTEDWLRKLKDVAYKVRDIMDECTFEDLRHQVKRLNASSSTRIQVTNFLTRPFSSTWSIHKIGFKIKDVQEKLDKIHSENNKYQLREPIHGSKIKEDKFSSSWRETMSLSSSPVLYGRGKEKKQIIDILLNNNTSTSTVSVATKQLSVLPIVGIGGLGKTTLAQMVFNDREVSDHFDPKFWVCVSDEFDIKLVIKSILQEKTEASLEELQKNVRDKLREKRYLIVLDDVWNEDIHEWNQLRSILDCGSNDAFVLTTTRKLNVAEIMKTVKPFELQPLTYTYCWQLFKERAFGYGKPKDPNFINIGEQITIRCKGVPLVAKTLGSHLGFCEDEKEWHRIRDSELWDISENGKDLLPILRLSYYDLSYQLRRCFAFCAIFPKDTLIRKEKLIQLWMAHGLILPDTNQEVEDAGNRIWKELCWRSFFQDEKENKDEYNRVYTTCMIHDLMHDLAQSVMKEECYTMKANSSSDGLEREIHRHVTVDKFNEPNFCSLKEIRGSHSIMVVNCGDYDGIVAREILNVLKELLPLRVLEVRWYVQYQDLSYVSRLKHLRYLDISKSKITTLHDSICELFNLQTLKLNSCSMLESLPRNMRNLVNLRHLYLEDCDGLKYMPRGMGQLKHLKTLSLVSDASIARGINIAKWSSITTLELDWGFNADADGHEKIGEALEVSTTRLKTLRMNVYKGVNPPKWVGKSSPSVLFPLLERLTVSFMMNLRELVSPNTIPSTGAFPNLCSLRISYCPKLGALPVPHLKSLKYVSVYDECSDELLYSISHLSALTHLYLYGLNKRSVLFPSSIFADNNEAQLGGVRSTFQSLQSLSIENCENLRRLFDEGMIMEEETHHDHHFQAGQTERTRGLMNSLTELDISDCWELMISVEEFGNLNSLQRLRIMDCPKLVSSEEEAGDFKALLRSLRTRLGSKKLRVDIELEKEGRGRAYQSIVAPS from the exons ATGGCTGATCCAGCAACTATAATCAGTGGTTTACTTTCAAATTTGGCACCTCTGATTAAGGATGAATTCTCGTTGTTTTGGAATTTTAAGAAGGATGTTGAAAATCTATCGAGCACGCTATCTGCAATTAATGCCGCACTTGAGGATGCTGAGATAAAGGACGTGTGGAAGAAGGACAGCCAAACCGAAGATTGGTTGCGGAAACTCAAAGATGTGGCATATAAGGTTCGAGACATCATGGATGAGTGCACCTTTGAAGATCTTCGTCATCAAGTCAAAAGGCTTAATGCCTCCTCTTCAACCCGGATCCAGGTAACCAACTTTCTCACCCGTCCTTTTAGCAGCACTTGGTCGATTCATAAAATTGGTTTCAAAATTAAGGATGTTCAAGAGAAACTAGATAAGATTCATTCAGAGAACAATAAATATCAATTGCGTGAACCTATTCATGGCTCgaaaataaaagaagacaaGTTTTCTAGTAGTTGGCGTGAAACCATGTCACTTTCTAGTAGTCCAGTACTATATGGGAGAGGTAAGGAGAAGAAACAGATTATTGATATTCTACTCAATAATAATACATCTACAAGTACTGTTAGTGTTGCTACAAAACAATTGTCTGTTCTGCCTATTGTTGGGATTGGGGGTCTTGGTAAAACAACACTCGCCCAAATGGTCTTCAATGACCGTGAGGTTTCTGATCATTTTGATCCCAAATTCTGGGTTTGTGTTTCTGATGAATTTGATATTAAGCTGGTCATCAAATCCATTTTACAAGAAAAGACAGAAGCTTCTTTGGAAGAATTGCAGAAAAATGTTAGAGATAAACTGAGAGAGAAAAGATATTTGATTGTATTGGATGATGTTTGGAATGAAGACATACATGAATGGAATCAGTTGAGATCTATATTAGATTGTGGATCAAATGATGCGTTTGTCCTTACTACGACACGTAAACTAAATGTGGCAGAAATCATGAAAACGGTTAAACCTTTTGAGTTACAGCCACTCACTTACACATATTGTTGGCAACTATTCAAAGAACGTGCATTTGGGTATGGAAAACCAAAAGATCCAAACTTCATTAATATTGGTGAACAAATAACTATAAGATGTAAGGGTGTTCCTTTAGTTGCCAAGACATTGGGAAGTCATCTGGGGTTTTGTGAAGACGAAAAAGAATGGCATAGAATAAGAGATAGTGAGTTATGGGACATATCCGAAAATGGAAAAGATCTCTTACCTATTCTAAGGTTGAGTTACTATGACCTCTCATACCAGTTGAGAAGATGCTTTGCGTTTTGTGCTATATTTCCCAAAGATACTCTAATTAGAAAGGAGAAATTAATTCAATTGTGGATGGCTCATGGTTTAATTCTTCCAGATACAAATCAAGAAGTTGAAGATGCTGGGAATAGAATTTGGAAGGAGTTGTGTTGGAGATCCTTTTTTCAAGATGAAAAAGAGAACAAAGATGAGTATAATAGAGTTTATACAACGTGTATGATCCACGATCTTATGCACGATCTTGCCCAATCGGTTATGAAAGAGGAATGTTATACGATGAAGGCTAATAGCTCAAGTGATGGTTTAGAACGAGAAATCCATCGTCATGTAACAGTTGATAAGTTCAATGAACCAAATTTTTGTTCTCTTAAGGAAATTAGAGGATCGCATTCAATAATGGTCGTCAACTGCGGAGATTATGATGGAATTGTCGCTAGGGAGATTTTAAATGTCTTGAAGGAACTTCTGCCTTTACGTGTCCTTGAAGTAAGATGGTATGTGCAATATCAAGATTTGAGTTATGTGAGTCGTCTAAAACATCTCAGATACTTGGACATTTCCAAGAGTAAGATAACAACATTGCATGACAGTATTTGCGAACTCTTCAACTTACAGACTCTAAAACTCAATTCTTGTTCTATGCTTGAAAGTTTGCCTAGAAATATGAGGAACCTTGTTAACCTGAGGCATCTTTATTTGGAGGATTGTGATGGATTAAAATATATGCCCAGAGGGATGGGGCAATTGAAACATCTCAAGACGCTAAGCTT AGTTAGTGATGCATCTATTGCAAGAGGGATAAATATAGCTAAATGGTCGAGTATCACTACGTTGGAGTTAGATTGGGGTTTTAATGCTGATGCTGATGGACATGAGAAAATAGGTGAAGCTCTAGAGGTTTCAACTACGAGGTTGAAGACATTGAGAATGAATGTTTACAAAGGTGTGAATCCCCCTAAATGGGTGGGAAAGTCATCTCCTTCTGTATTATTCCCTTTGTTAGAGAGATTGACTGTTTCTTTCATGATGAATTTGAGGGAATTGGTGTCTCCTAATACTATTCCTAGTACCGGAGCATTCCCTAATCTATGCTCGCTGAGGATATCTTATTGCCCAAAGCTAGGGGCCTTGCCAGTACCGCATCTCAAATCACTCAAATATGTAAGTGTTTATGATGAATGTTCGGATGAGTTGTTATATAGCATCTCACATCTTAGTGCTCTCACTCATCTCTATCTTTATGGATTGAACAAAAGAAGTGTTTTATTTCCATCATCAATATTTGCGGACAATAATGAAGCACAATTAGGAGGAGTACGCTCAACTTTCCAATCTCTTCAATCTCTGTCTATTGAGAACTGCGAGAATTTAAGGCGTTTGTTTGATGAGGGAATGATAATGGAAGAAGAGACTCATCATGATCATCATTTTCAAGCTGGACAAACAGAAAGAACAAGAGGTCTCATGAACTCTCTCACGGAATTGGATATTAGTGATTGTTGGGAGTTGATGATATCAGTTGAGGAATTTGGAAACCTCAATTCGCTACAGAGATTGAGGATCATGGATTGTCCTAAGTTGGTGTCTTCAGAAGAAGAAGCGGGCGATTTTAAGGCACTCCTACGTTCCCTTCGAACCAGACTTGGTAGTAAGAAATTGAGAGTAGATATTGAATTGGAAAAGGAAGGAAGAGGGAGAGCATATCAGAGCATAGTGGCCCCATCATGA